The proteins below come from a single Streptomyces sp. B3I8 genomic window:
- the cyc2 gene encoding germacradienol/geosmin synthase Cyc2, with amino-acid sequence MTQPFRLPHFYMPYPARLNPHLDEARAHSTAWARERGMLEGSGVWEQSDLDAHDYGLLCAYTHPDCDGPALSLITDWYVWVFFFDDHFLELFKRTQDRAAGKAHLDRLPLFMPADPATPVPEPQNPVEAGLADLWARTVPAMSADWRRRFAVATEHLLNESLWELSNINEGRIANPVEYIEMRRKVGGAPWSAGLVEYATAEVPARVARSRPLRVLMETFSDGVHLRNDLFSYQREVEDEGELSNGVLVLETFFGCTTQQAAETVNDILTSRLHQFEHTALTEVPALALEHGLAPDEVAAIAAYTRGLQDWQSGGHEWHLRSSRYMNEGALAARRPLGLPATGAFAADVRGLLADAGVERLRAHTHIPFQKVGPSRIPEIRMPFTLRLSEHLDGARARLLPWAFASGMLSEGVWDEDKLASCDLPLCAAGLHPDATPEALDLASQWLAWGTYGDDYYPVMYGHRRDLAGAKLCTERLSACMPVDGEAPLVPANALERSLTDLWQRTTAGMDLDQRRTMRRSVDVMTASWVWELSNQAQHRVPDPVDYLEMRRDTFGSDLTKNLCRMGHAPNVAAEVYTSGPICSLENAAMDYAVLLNDVFSYQKEIEYEGEIHNGVLVVQNFFRCGYDEAVRVVGDLMNQRMEQFEHVSAHELPVLYEDFALSPDARATMEGYVVQLQNWMSGILNWHQHVDRYRADYLARRAHGFVPDHTPARLAGRV; translated from the coding sequence ATGACGCAGCCGTTCCGCCTCCCGCACTTCTACATGCCGTATCCCGCGCGGCTCAATCCGCACCTCGACGAGGCGCGCGCGCACTCGACCGCCTGGGCGCGCGAGAGGGGCATGCTCGAGGGCTCCGGCGTCTGGGAACAGTCCGACCTCGACGCGCACGACTACGGCCTGCTGTGCGCGTACACGCACCCCGACTGCGACGGTCCGGCCCTCTCGCTCATCACCGACTGGTACGTGTGGGTGTTCTTCTTCGACGACCACTTCCTGGAGCTGTTCAAGCGCACCCAGGACCGCGCGGCCGGCAAGGCGCACCTGGACCGGCTGCCCCTGTTCATGCCGGCCGACCCCGCCACCCCCGTGCCCGAGCCGCAGAACCCGGTCGAGGCGGGTCTCGCCGACCTGTGGGCCCGTACGGTCCCGGCGATGTCGGCCGACTGGCGGCGCCGCTTCGCCGTCGCCACCGAACACCTGCTCAACGAGTCCCTGTGGGAGCTGTCCAACATCAACGAGGGGCGGATCGCCAACCCCGTCGAGTACATCGAGATGCGCCGCAAGGTCGGCGGCGCCCCCTGGTCCGCCGGCCTCGTGGAGTACGCCACCGCCGAGGTCCCCGCGCGCGTCGCCCGCTCGCGCCCGCTGCGGGTCCTGATGGAGACGTTCTCCGACGGCGTCCACCTGCGCAACGACCTCTTCTCCTACCAGCGCGAGGTCGAGGACGAGGGCGAACTGAGCAACGGCGTCCTCGTCCTGGAGACGTTCTTCGGCTGCACCACGCAGCAGGCCGCCGAGACGGTCAACGACATCCTGACCTCCCGGCTCCACCAGTTCGAGCACACGGCACTCACCGAGGTCCCCGCACTCGCCCTGGAGCACGGCCTCGCACCGGACGAGGTCGCGGCGATCGCGGCGTACACGCGGGGACTGCAGGACTGGCAGTCCGGCGGCCACGAATGGCACCTGCGCTCCAGCCGCTACATGAACGAGGGCGCCCTCGCGGCCCGCCGCCCCCTCGGCCTGCCGGCCACGGGTGCCTTTGCCGCCGACGTCCGGGGACTGCTCGCCGACGCCGGTGTCGAGCGGCTGCGCGCCCACACGCACATCCCGTTCCAGAAGGTCGGCCCCTCCCGCATCCCCGAGATCCGCATGCCGTTCACGCTCCGGCTCAGCGAACACCTCGACGGCGCCCGCGCCCGGCTGCTGCCCTGGGCGTTCGCATCGGGCATGCTCTCCGAGGGCGTCTGGGACGAGGACAAGCTCGCCTCCTGCGACCTGCCCCTGTGCGCCGCCGGCCTCCACCCCGACGCCACCCCCGAGGCCCTCGACCTCGCCTCCCAGTGGCTCGCCTGGGGCACCTACGGCGACGACTACTACCCCGTGATGTACGGCCACCGACGCGACCTCGCCGGGGCGAAGCTGTGCACCGAACGGCTGTCGGCGTGCATGCCGGTCGACGGTGAGGCGCCGCTGGTGCCGGCCAACGCGCTGGAGCGCTCACTGACCGACCTGTGGCAGCGCACCACGGCCGGCATGGACCTCGACCAGCGCCGCACGATGCGGCGCTCGGTCGACGTGATGACGGCGAGCTGGGTGTGGGAGCTGTCCAACCAGGCCCAGCACCGCGTCCCCGACCCCGTCGACTACCTGGAGATGCGCCGGGACACCTTCGGCTCCGACCTCACCAAGAACCTGTGCCGGATGGGACACGCGCCCAACGTGGCCGCCGAGGTGTACACCAGCGGGCCGATCTGCTCGCTGGAGAACGCGGCGATGGACTACGCGGTGCTCCTCAACGACGTGTTCTCCTACCAGAAGGAGATCGAGTACGAGGGAGAGATCCACAACGGGGTCCTCGTCGTGCAGAACTTCTTCCGCTGCGGGTACGACGAGGCGGTGCGTGTCGTCGGGGACCTGATGAACCAGCGGATGGAACAGTTCGAGCACGTCTCCGCGCACGAACTCCCCGTCCTCTACGAGGACTTCGCCCTCTCTCCCGACGCGCGGGCGACGATGGAGGGGTATGTGGTCCAACTCCAGAACTGGATGTCCGGCATCCTCAACTGGCACCAGCACGTGGACCGCTACCGGGCGGACTACCTCGCCCGCAGAGCCCACGGCTTCGTCCCGGACCACACGCCTGCGCGGCTCGCCGGCCGTGTGTGA